A genomic window from Melanotaenia boesemani isolate fMelBoe1 chromosome 15, fMelBoe1.pri, whole genome shotgun sequence includes:
- the f9b gene encoding coagulation factor IXb, translated as MTRVCLLVFSAGLWLEMFGLGAEIPEKNMGAVFVSQQTAHTVLRRQRRFNTGIEEIVKKDNLERECIEEICSMEEAREVFENDERTMEFWVSYADGDQCKPSPCQNGGDCEDGMSSYVCWCKPNFSGKNCEIELTKQCSVNNGRCSHICVMRGQQAVCLCADGYRLGADKKSCEPTVQFSCGVVSGPSSFTPGRSILTPRSSNTASSSSSTQNVTQLDDYYDDNITLSYDYYDLSMNVTDLPDISLDSAVDADSVKLELAPSVSPTEAEAEASPTTGKRKLLSWAFPTLPTVTAEKNSDKRVVGGDEALAGEIPWQVLLLYHSATVTKGQPFCGGSLVSELWVVTAAHCVEHARINKKTFFTRVGEHDVNVDEGPERDHEVAEKHLYPLYAFEQSPYNHDIALLKLSSPVELSNQRRPICLGPKDFIQNLLRESTSSMVSGWGRLKFQGPQASKLQKLAIPRVDRTLCKQSSQDHITRFMFCAGYSNEQRDSCQGDSGGPHATNYKGTWFLTGIISWGEGCAMEGKYGIYTRISRYYPWISQKTGIGLSN; from the exons ATGACCCGAGTTTGTTTACTGGTTTTCAGTGCTGGTTTATGGCTGGAGATGTTTGGGCTGGGTGCTGAGATCCCAGAGAAAAACATGG GAGCTGTATTTGTGTCCCAGCAGACAGCACACACGGTGCTGCGTCGCCAGCGCAGGTTCAACACCGGCATTGAAGAAATCGTTAAAAAAGATAACCTGGAGCGAGAATGTATTGAGGAAATCTGCTCAATGGAGGAGGCCAGGGAGGTGTTTGAGAATGATGAAAGAACT atGGAATTCTGGGTCAGCTACGCTG ATGGCGACCAATGTAAACCATCACCCTGCCAAAATGGAGGTGACTGTGAAGACGGGATGAGTTCTTATGTTTGCTGGTGTAAACCAAACTTCAGCGGCAAGAACTGTGAGATAG AACTGACCAAGCAGTGCTCAGTCAACAACGGTAGATGCTCACACATCTGTGTGATGCGTGGACAGCAagctgtgtgtctttgtgctgaTGGTTATAGACTTGGAGCAGACAAGAAGAGCTGTGAACCAAcag TGCAGTTCAGCTGTGGTGTTGTGAGCGGGCCCTCCAGCTTCACCCCAGGGAGGTCCATCTTAACACCAAGATCATCAAACACAGCAagctcctcttcatcaacaCAAAACGTCACCCAGCTGGATGACTACTATGATGACAACATAACACTGTCGTATGATTATTACGATCTTTCCATGAATGTGACGGACCTGCCTGACATCTCTCTGGATTCGGCAGTAGATGCAGATTCAGTGAAACTGGAGTTAGCTCCCTCTGTGAGTCCAACTGAGGCTGAGGCTGAGGCAAGCCCTACCACAGGGAAGAGAAAACTGCTCTCATGGGCTTTCCCTACACTGCCCACCGTCACAGCTGAGAAGAACAGCGACAAGAGGGTTGTGGGAGGAGATGAAGCCCTTGCTGGAGAGATACCGTGGCAG GTGTTACTGTTGTATCATTCAGCCACTGTTACGAAAGGGCAACCGTTCTGTGGAGGCTCTCTGGTCAGTGAATTATGGGTTGTCACCGCAGCCCATTGTGTGGAGCATGCCAGaatcaataaaaaaactttcttcACCAGAGTAG GTGAACATGATGTGAATGTAGATGAGGGTCCAGAGAGAGACCATGAGGTGGCAGAAAAGCATCTCTACCCCTTATATGCTTTTGAACAGTCACCGTATAACCATGATATTGCACTACTGAAACTATCCAGTCCTGTGGAACTTTCCAACCAGAGGCGTCCCATCTGCCTGGGCCCAAAAGACTTTATACAGAACCTTCTGAGGGAGTCCACAAGCTCCATGGTGAGTGGCTGGGGGAGGCTAAAGTTCCAGGGCCCCCAGGCCTCCAAGCTTCAAAAACTGGCAATCCCCCGTGTGGACCGTACACTGTGTAAACAGAGCAGCCAGGACCACATCACACGTTTTATGTTCTGTGCTGGATACAGCAATGAACAGAGGGATTCATGCCAGGGGGATAGTGGTGGGCCGCATGCAACTAATTACAAAGGCACTTGGTTTCTGACAGGCATCATCAGCTGGGGGGAAGGCTGCGCTATGGAGGGAAAGTATGGCATTTACACTCGGATCTCGCGGTACTACCCATGGATCAGTCAGAAAACAGGGATTGGACTGAGCAACTGA